A stretch of Paludisphaera borealis DNA encodes these proteins:
- a CDS encoding Tex-like N-terminal domain-containing protein translates to MDNPIQVDLGRIAQDLQIRRVQVESVVQLLDEGNTVPFITRYRKERTGNLNEVVIREIQLRVQRLRELAERKETILKAIEKQEKLDPELAAAIRAAESLKRLEDLYLPFKPKKRTKASEAREKGLEPLALRVWNRDETLTDLTAAAQEFIDAEKGLETAEKVLEGVGYILAEAISEMASVRDAVRKTVWKTGKVVTTKGEVPEGQGLEYRDYFDYSEPLAQVPPHRVLAINRGDKEGPLKVKLEVPRPDLEAAFMGQLPLDAHPQGEIFHAAALDSLDRLILPSMEREVRRDLTEAAEKHAVDVFARNLRSLLLQPPIPKQVVLAIDPGLRSGCKLAVLDPNGNLLDQAIVYPHAPQGRRSEAKLFIKDLVGKYNVGVVAIGNGTACRETEEMVAEIIAEGVEFSQNPEARAAAEAAAATATVTAPAEPAVAIETPEAEAVVAPDVSEHQAHPHADAVEPEPAHEQPIEDLPPISGGAPDSASSESSAETETASAESPSTNHQAHPTEEAGHDAPPPAAESHAHAVRVEAPAEPALEAPAAEPALEAPAAEPALEAPSQASGDTPATEGGEAAAAPTPAKESRRGRGEGRSRGSRSRSSQSTPPPQTPPAPHSADPVLAQLAYVIVNEAGASVYSASPIGREELPDFDATLRSAISIGRRLQDPLSELVKIEPQNIGVGLYQHDVSPKQLKDSLDAVISSCVNFVGVDLNTASVPLLRYVSGLNQLTARRIADRRKEKGAFATRDELIEVEGVGAATFTQAAGFLKIGEGPHPLDRTWVHPESYEAATRLLQTFGYEPEVVRDKEKLPELRTKLAEADVAQISKDLEIGEFTLRDIIEALGRPERDPRDDLPKPIFKKGILKLEDLAAGMELKGTVLNVVDFGAFVDIGLKDSGLVHISQLANRYIKSPHDVVSVGDVVTVWVMSVDQDRKRVSLTMVKPGTERHRGAGGGGPGGGPGRRGEGQPQGQGEGRRGRGPRPSGSALTSPPVGVVPSPTPGEGAPRRFDRDRPAPSGGPGPGRGEGRPQGGSGGGRPGGGPGQGRGGPRGGSYGSGGGRFGPGRPGPGADRGPAPAPRPARPAPPPPPLSKDAIAGSVPLRTFGQLKQLWETRVDEPDAPAGSEPGAERHSSPAEQPKPDATSPAHESGAE, encoded by the coding sequence ATGGACAACCCGATTCAGGTCGACCTGGGCCGAATCGCGCAAGACCTGCAGATCCGGCGCGTTCAGGTGGAAAGCGTCGTCCAGTTACTGGACGAAGGCAACACCGTCCCCTTCATTACGCGCTACCGCAAAGAGCGGACCGGAAATCTGAACGAGGTCGTGATCCGCGAGATCCAACTTCGTGTACAGCGACTGCGCGAGCTCGCCGAGCGTAAGGAAACGATCCTCAAGGCGATCGAGAAGCAAGAGAAGCTCGATCCGGAACTCGCCGCGGCGATCCGGGCGGCCGAGAGTCTCAAGCGGCTCGAAGACCTCTACCTGCCGTTCAAGCCGAAAAAGCGGACCAAGGCGTCCGAGGCCCGCGAGAAGGGGCTCGAACCCCTGGCGCTGCGGGTCTGGAACCGCGACGAGACGCTGACCGATTTGACGGCCGCGGCCCAAGAGTTCATCGACGCCGAGAAGGGTCTCGAGACGGCCGAGAAGGTCCTCGAAGGGGTCGGCTACATCCTCGCCGAGGCCATCAGCGAGATGGCTTCGGTGCGCGACGCCGTCCGCAAGACCGTCTGGAAGACCGGCAAGGTCGTCACGACCAAGGGCGAGGTCCCCGAGGGCCAAGGGCTCGAGTACCGCGACTACTTCGACTACTCCGAGCCGCTTGCGCAGGTCCCTCCCCACCGCGTGCTCGCCATCAACCGAGGCGACAAGGAAGGCCCGCTCAAGGTCAAGCTGGAAGTCCCCCGGCCGGATCTCGAGGCCGCCTTCATGGGTCAGCTCCCGCTTGACGCCCATCCCCAGGGCGAGATCTTCCACGCCGCCGCCCTCGACTCGCTCGACCGGCTGATCCTGCCGAGCATGGAGCGCGAGGTGCGCCGCGACCTGACCGAAGCCGCTGAGAAGCACGCGGTCGACGTCTTCGCCCGCAACCTCCGCAGCCTGCTGCTTCAGCCTCCGATCCCCAAGCAGGTCGTCCTGGCCATCGATCCAGGCCTTCGGTCGGGCTGCAAGCTTGCGGTTCTCGATCCCAACGGCAACCTGCTCGACCAGGCGATCGTCTACCCGCACGCCCCCCAGGGCCGTCGCTCCGAGGCGAAGCTGTTCATCAAGGACCTCGTCGGCAAGTACAACGTCGGCGTCGTCGCCATCGGCAACGGCACCGCCTGCCGCGAGACCGAGGAGATGGTCGCCGAGATCATCGCCGAAGGGGTCGAGTTCAGTCAGAACCCCGAGGCCCGCGCCGCCGCCGAAGCTGCCGCTGCGACCGCGACCGTGACGGCCCCCGCCGAACCGGCCGTCGCGATCGAAACGCCCGAAGCGGAAGCGGTCGTCGCGCCGGACGTCTCCGAGCACCAGGCGCATCCGCACGCCGACGCGGTCGAGCCCGAGCCGGCTCACGAGCAACCGATCGAGGATCTGCCGCCGATCTCCGGCGGCGCCCCCGACTCGGCCTCGTCCGAATCCAGCGCCGAGACCGAGACCGCCTCCGCGGAATCGCCGTCGACCAACCACCAGGCGCACCCGACGGAAGAAGCCGGGCACGACGCCCCGCCGCCGGCCGCCGAGTCTCATGCTCACGCGGTCCGCGTCGAAGCGCCCGCCGAGCCGGCCCTTGAGGCGCCCGCGGCCGAACCGGCTCTTGAAGCGCCGGCCGCCGAACCCGCCCTCGAAGCGCCTTCCCAAGCGAGCGGCGATACCCCGGCGACGGAGGGCGGGGAAGCCGCCGCTGCGCCGACACCCGCCAAAGAGTCGCGCCGAGGCCGTGGCGAGGGACGATCACGGGGATCGCGGTCTCGGTCGTCTCAATCGACCCCGCCACCGCAGACTCCGCCGGCACCCCACTCAGCCGATCCCGTCCTGGCGCAGCTCGCCTACGTGATCGTCAACGAGGCTGGCGCCAGCGTTTACTCGGCCAGCCCGATCGGACGCGAGGAGTTGCCCGACTTCGACGCCACGCTCCGCAGCGCGATCTCGATCGGTCGGAGGCTTCAGGACCCGCTTTCCGAGCTGGTCAAGATCGAGCCTCAGAACATCGGCGTCGGGCTTTATCAGCACGACGTCAGCCCCAAGCAGCTCAAGGATTCGCTCGACGCGGTGATTTCGAGCTGCGTGAACTTCGTCGGCGTCGACCTCAACACCGCCAGCGTCCCCCTGCTCCGGTACGTGTCGGGCCTTAACCAGTTGACGGCCCGGCGGATCGCCGACCGTCGCAAGGAGAAAGGCGCGTTCGCCACCCGCGACGAGCTGATCGAGGTCGAGGGGGTCGGCGCGGCCACCTTCACCCAGGCGGCCGGCTTCCTCAAGATCGGCGAGGGCCCTCACCCGCTCGACCGGACGTGGGTCCACCCCGAAAGTTACGAGGCCGCGACCCGGCTCTTGCAGACCTTCGGCTATGAGCCCGAGGTCGTCCGCGACAAGGAGAAGCTTCCCGAGCTTCGGACCAAGCTGGCCGAAGCCGACGTGGCGCAGATCTCGAAGGACCTCGAGATCGGCGAGTTCACGCTCCGCGACATCATCGAGGCCCTCGGCCGTCCCGAGCGCGACCCCCGCGACGACCTCCCCAAGCCGATCTTCAAGAAGGGCATCCTCAAGCTCGAAGACCTGGCCGCTGGGATGGAGCTGAAGGGGACGGTCCTGAACGTGGTCGACTTCGGCGCGTTCGTCGACATCGGCCTCAAGGATTCGGGGCTGGTCCATATCAGCCAGCTCGCCAACCGCTACATCAAGAGCCCGCACGACGTGGTGAGCGTCGGCGACGTGGTGACCGTCTGGGTCATGTCGGTCGACCAGGATCGGAAGCGGGTCTCGCTGACGATGGTCAAGCCCGGCACCGAACGCCATCGCGGGGCGGGTGGCGGCGGACCTGGCGGCGGACCTGGCCGTCGCGGTGAAGGCCAGCCGCAAGGGCAAGGCGAAGGCCGACGTGGCCGAGGGCCCCGGCCCAGCGGCTCGGCCCTGACGTCGCCTCCGGTCGGCGTCGTGCCCTCCCCCACGCCCGGCGAGGGCGCCCCCCGGCGTTTCGATCGCGATCGCCCGGCACCTTCAGGCGGTCCGGGGCCCGGTCGCGGCGAGGGACGGCCTCAGGGCGGTTCCGGCGGCGGTCGTCCCGGCGGCGGTCCCGGCCAGGGTCGGGGCGGACCGCGCGGCGGTTCGTACGGCTCCGGCGGCGGTCGATTCGGTCCCGGCAGGCCGGGACCGGGAGCTGATCGCGGCCCCGCCCCCGCGCCGCGGCCCGCTCGTCCCGCGCCTCCCCCGCCGCCGCTCTCGAAGGACGCGATCGCGGGCAGCGTGCCGTTGCGGACCTTCGGTCAGCTCAAGCAGCTTTGGGAAACCCGCGTGGACGAGCCGGACGCTCCCGCCGGTTCGGAGCCGGGTGCCGAACGCCACTCTTCGCCCGCCGAGCAGCCCAAGCCCGACGCGACCTCGCCGGCTCACGAGTCAGGCGCCGAGTGA
- a CDS encoding RluA family pseudouridine synthase: MTTMKNRLDKLVAEQFKLSRRGAREAILRGQIDVAGERRLDPADEIEAGEELSYHPNRPRPEVAARNLRVLYEDRDILIIDKPTGLLCQPTQARERDTLLERAGRYLAKKRGVDRPYVGVVHRIDQQTSGVILVVISPRALRPFQNLFRTHTIERSYLAVVEGVFLTPSGRIDLALVGDAGDGRRGTAREPGEGTPATTHFQVVESYGRAASLVALRLETGRTHQIRIHLAAIGHPVVGDAVYGRRGRAVFPIRFPRQALHAEALGFIHPLSGQPIRVESPLPADYVALIDELKHKFGVTRVASAD; this comes from the coding sequence ATGACCACGATGAAGAACCGGCTCGACAAACTCGTCGCCGAGCAATTCAAGCTGTCGCGGCGCGGAGCGCGCGAGGCGATCCTCCGCGGCCAGATCGACGTCGCGGGCGAGCGCCGGCTCGATCCCGCCGACGAGATCGAAGCGGGCGAAGAGCTGTCGTACCACCCGAACCGCCCCAGGCCGGAGGTCGCCGCGCGCAACTTGCGGGTCCTCTACGAGGATCGCGACATCCTGATCATCGACAAGCCGACCGGCTTGCTCTGTCAGCCCACGCAAGCTCGCGAGCGTGACACCTTGCTTGAACGCGCAGGGCGCTACCTGGCGAAGAAGCGCGGGGTGGATCGCCCCTACGTCGGCGTGGTCCACCGGATCGACCAGCAGACGTCCGGAGTGATCCTGGTGGTGATCTCGCCGCGCGCGTTGCGACCGTTCCAGAATCTCTTCCGCACCCACACGATCGAGCGCAGCTACCTGGCGGTCGTCGAGGGGGTGTTCTTGACCCCGTCGGGCCGCATCGACCTGGCGCTCGTCGGCGACGCCGGCGACGGCCGCCGGGGGACCGCCCGCGAGCCGGGGGAGGGGACCCCCGCGACGACCCATTTCCAGGTCGTCGAAAGCTACGGCCGCGCCGCGAGCCTGGTGGCCCTCCGGCTCGAAACCGGCCGCACCCACCAGATCCGCATCCATCTGGCGGCCATCGGCCATCCGGTCGTCGGCGACGCCGTCTACGGCCGTCGCGGCCGCGCGGTGTTCCCCATCCGGTTCCCCCGCCAGGCGCTCCACGCCGAGGCCCTCGGCTTCATCCACCCACTCTCCGGCCAGCCGATCCGCGTCGAATCCCCACTGCCGGCCGATTACGTCGCCCTGATCGACGAGCTGAAGCACAAGTTCGGCGTCACGCGAGTCGCCTCGGCCGACTGA
- a CDS encoding PP2C family protein-serine/threonine phosphatase, whose protein sequence is MSACPVKIETAEYEFLVSPLSTGTRAVPKEPHSTSVHVDLGAVSHPGRVRQRNEDHFMVAKVSRTLEVLLDNLPQGQLPQGLGEDGYSMVVADGMGGMNAGDVASMLAISTGLKLADKSVKWGFKINEKEARELLERMSMYFQEIDRRLTRKSESDRRLFGMGTTMTLAYSVGSHLFLIHVGDSRAYLYRGGVLTQLTRDHTVAQALADAGQIKEEEVRQHARRNTLTNYLGGHRGKIKADVRWLRIEDGDQILLCSDGLSDMVEDPAIAASLARREPSQQAAQTLLDMALDNGGRDNITIIVAGYTIPKPENETVEYRQPSASSAEPTEEFPVFQGPKTPS, encoded by the coding sequence ATGTCGGCCTGTCCGGTCAAGATCGAGACGGCGGAGTACGAGTTCCTGGTCAGCCCGCTCAGCACCGGGACGCGGGCGGTTCCCAAGGAGCCGCACAGCACCTCGGTGCACGTCGACCTCGGCGCGGTGTCGCATCCCGGCCGGGTCCGGCAGCGGAATGAAGACCATTTCATGGTCGCCAAGGTCTCCCGGACGCTCGAAGTCCTGCTCGACAACCTCCCACAGGGGCAACTGCCCCAAGGGCTGGGCGAGGACGGCTATTCGATGGTCGTCGCCGACGGCATGGGGGGCATGAACGCCGGCGACGTCGCCAGTATGCTGGCGATCAGCACCGGCCTGAAGCTCGCCGACAAGTCGGTCAAGTGGGGCTTCAAGATCAACGAGAAGGAAGCGCGCGAACTGCTGGAACGCATGAGTATGTACTTCCAGGAAATCGACCGCCGGCTCACCCGCAAGAGCGAGTCCGACCGCCGCCTCTTCGGCATGGGTACGACGATGACCCTGGCGTACAGCGTCGGCTCGCACCTGTTCCTGATCCACGTCGGCGACTCACGCGCCTACCTGTACCGGGGCGGCGTCTTGACCCAGCTCACGCGCGACCACACGGTCGCCCAGGCGCTGGCCGACGCTGGGCAGATCAAGGAGGAAGAGGTTCGCCAGCACGCACGCCGCAACACGCTGACCAACTACCTGGGAGGGCATCGCGGCAAGATCAAGGCCGACGTCCGTTGGCTGCGGATCGAGGACGGCGACCAGATCCTCCTGTGCAGCGACGGCCTCAGCGACATGGTCGAAGACCCGGCGATCGCCGCGAGCCTCGCCCGCCGCGAGCCTTCGCAGCAGGCCGCCCAGACCCTGCTCGACATGGCCCTTGACAACGGGGGCAGGGACAACATCACCATCATCGTGGCCGGCTACACCATCCCCAAGCCCGAGAACGAGACCGTCGAGTACCGCCAGCCGTCGGCGAGCTCGGCCGAGCCCACCGAGGAGTTCCCCGTCTTCCAGGGTCCGAAAACCCCGTCCTGA
- a CDS encoding ABC transporter ATP-binding protein yields the protein MIDVVNAWKSYKSGTRTVDALRGIHCHIDRGRFAFIVGPSGSGKSTLLYMLGAVDRPTQGEIFVDGENLVAMSEAAQNVYRREKIGFIFQSFNLINNLTAVENVLIPFLPRGVTAQQRADAAELLTRVGLGDRLDHRPYQLSGGEQQRVAIARALVKKPLVVLADEPTGELDSKTGDEIYKILRSLQEAYHTTLVVVTHDRRFINPHDLVLEIQDGQLVGGPNGSPASSEVSNGLPAEVRAAE from the coding sequence ATGATCGACGTGGTGAACGCTTGGAAGTCGTACAAGAGCGGAACGCGCACGGTCGACGCCCTCCGCGGCATCCATTGCCACATCGATCGCGGCCGGTTCGCCTTCATCGTCGGACCGAGCGGCTCGGGCAAGAGCACGTTGCTTTACATGCTGGGCGCGGTCGACCGGCCGACCCAGGGCGAGATCTTCGTCGACGGCGAAAACCTCGTCGCCATGTCGGAAGCGGCCCAGAACGTCTACCGTCGCGAGAAGATCGGCTTCATCTTTCAGTCGTTCAACCTGATCAACAACCTGACCGCCGTCGAGAACGTCCTGATCCCGTTCCTCCCGCGCGGGGTGACGGCCCAGCAGCGAGCCGACGCCGCTGAGCTGCTCACCCGGGTCGGCCTCGGCGACCGCCTCGACCATCGCCCGTACCAGCTCTCCGGCGGCGAACAGCAGCGCGTGGCCATCGCCCGGGCGCTCGTCAAGAAGCCGCTGGTGGTGCTGGCCGACGAGCCGACCGGCGAACTCGACAGCAAGACCGGCGACGAGATCTACAAGATCCTGCGGTCGCTCCAGGAGGCCTACCACACGACCCTCGTGGTCGTCACTCACGACCGCCGGTTCATCAACCCGCACGACCTGGTCCTCGAGATCCAGGACGGCCAGCTCGTGGGCGGCCCGAACGGCTCGCCCGCTTCGTCCGAGGTCTCGAACGGTCTGCCCGCCGAGGTCAGAGCCGCAGAATGA
- a CDS encoding ABC transporter permease, with protein sequence MGIFAWRNLLTRPMRTLLALIGLSIPILGVLGLFSLSNGLRNMVGDTLSQIEGVMVIRENAPSPVFSTLPADLAARIRKIPGVRSVAPEVWGLAPNVEGQGLLARSVGGLMSKKGPGALWDQTVISGQDIPAHKNLKSAVFPRSVREHGEGRFLDDRDRGSTNIVISRKIAKNFPDAEGKPRQVGGTLKISETVFNIVGIYDTGSLLLDVVVVMDIESARKILKMPAELVSSMYVEADNPPGYEALCQTIERDEPGVDARSMNEVQADFGSLMGEVDKLLMMTVSLALLVGIVGIVNTMLMSTTERFVEFGVLRTNGWSQTNILSLVTLESAFLGLLSGVVGCILALAGTSLANQFINGGLRLGITPYSLALGVGLSIVMGTLGGLYPAWRAARMVPMEAIRLGSH encoded by the coding sequence ATGGGAATTTTCGCCTGGCGAAATCTGCTGACCCGCCCCATGCGGACGCTTCTGGCCCTCATCGGCTTGTCGATCCCGATCCTCGGCGTGCTCGGCCTCTTCAGCCTCTCCAACGGCCTTCGCAACATGGTCGGCGACACCCTCAGCCAGATCGAAGGCGTGATGGTGATCCGCGAGAACGCGCCGAGCCCCGTCTTCAGCACGCTCCCCGCCGACCTGGCCGCCCGGATTCGCAAGATTCCCGGCGTCCGCTCCGTCGCTCCGGAAGTCTGGGGCCTCGCCCCCAACGTCGAAGGTCAGGGCCTGCTGGCGCGAAGCGTCGGCGGCTTGATGTCGAAGAAGGGCCCGGGCGCGCTCTGGGATCAGACGGTGATCTCGGGGCAGGACATCCCCGCCCACAAGAACCTCAAGAGCGCCGTGTTCCCTCGGTCGGTCCGCGAGCACGGCGAGGGGCGGTTCCTCGACGACCGCGACCGGGGCTCCACGAACATCGTCATCAGCCGCAAGATCGCCAAGAACTTCCCCGACGCGGAGGGCAAGCCCCGGCAGGTCGGCGGCACCCTCAAGATCTCCGAGACCGTGTTCAACATCGTCGGCATCTACGATACCGGCTCGCTGCTTCTGGACGTCGTCGTCGTGATGGACATCGAGTCGGCCCGCAAGATTCTCAAGATGCCCGCCGAGCTGGTATCGAGCATGTACGTCGAGGCCGACAACCCTCCCGGCTACGAGGCCCTCTGCCAGACGATCGAGCGCGACGAGCCGGGCGTCGACGCCCGGAGCATGAACGAGGTCCAGGCCGACTTCGGCTCGCTGATGGGAGAGGTCGACAAGCTCCTGATGATGACCGTGAGCCTCGCCCTGCTGGTGGGGATCGTGGGGATCGTCAACACCATGCTCATGAGCACCACCGAGCGGTTCGTCGAATTCGGCGTGCTCCGCACCAACGGCTGGTCGCAGACCAACATCCTCAGCCTGGTCACGCTTGAGAGCGCCTTTCTCGGTTTGCTGTCCGGCGTGGTTGGTTGCATCCTGGCCCTGGCGGGGACCTCGCTGGCGAACCAGTTCATCAACGGCGGCCTGCGGTTGGGGATCACGCCGTACTCGCTCGCCCTGGGCGTCGGACTGTCGATCGTGATGGGCACGCTGGGAGGGCTCTACCCCGCCTGGCGCGCCGCGCGGATGGTCCCCATGGAAGCCATCCGCCTGGGTTCTCACTGA
- a CDS encoding TMEM14 family protein, translated as MFTFQTARVVLFIYTLLLAGGGVMGFVKAGSRPSLIAGVGCASATLIALGVSFWRPYEGLVFATIIALFLCLFFNYRFVTKSRKFMPAGLLAVVSLVVLSVLIISIV; from the coding sequence ATGTTCACCTTCCAAACGGCCCGCGTCGTCCTATTTATCTACACCCTCCTGCTGGCGGGCGGCGGCGTCATGGGGTTCGTCAAGGCCGGCAGCCGACCGTCGCTGATCGCCGGCGTCGGCTGCGCCTCGGCCACGCTGATCGCGCTCGGCGTCAGCTTCTGGCGACCCTACGAAGGGCTCGTGTTCGCCACGATCATCGCCTTGTTCCTCTGCTTGTTCTTCAACTACCGTTTCGTCACCAAGAGCCGCAAGTTCATGCCCGCCGGCCTCCTCGCCGTGGTCAGCCTCGTCGTTCTGAGCGTGCTGATCATCTCGATCGTCTGA
- a CDS encoding DUF1501 domain-containing protein — protein MKTESSIVQVAMSREGVIGRRGFLRSIGLGATALAAGGVLPVSFTDLITLRADELRKQRLSCILLWMNGGPSQLETFDPKPGTEHGGATKAIATAAPGISIAESWGKTAKVMNDVALIRSMTNKEGNHQRANYQLHTGYVPTATLKHPHIGCAAASEIGDGKFDLPHIVSIGGATTGAGFLGAAFEPFVVANAQRTPDNTQPKVPDGRFKRRLGLLNHLEKAGFEQAGGADRVRDHRALYAQSARMVLSPQMKAFNLEEESPVIRESYGKTPFGQGCLLARRLVESGVTFVEVRMNGWDTHQQNNERIATLAGQVDPGFATLVTDLKQRGMLDNTLVVWMGEFGRTPKINGNAGRDHFPRVFNVALAGGGVKGGQVIGASSPDGSEVKDRPVTVPDLMASFCQALKVDAAKENMTAIGRPIKIVDGGKPVAELFG, from the coding sequence ATGAAGACCGAATCGAGCATCGTCCAGGTAGCCATGAGTCGCGAGGGCGTCATCGGCCGTCGCGGGTTTCTGCGGTCGATCGGTCTGGGGGCGACGGCCCTGGCCGCCGGAGGCGTGCTGCCGGTCAGCTTCACCGACCTGATCACCCTTCGGGCCGACGAGCTGCGCAAGCAGCGGCTGTCGTGCATCCTGCTCTGGATGAACGGCGGCCCGAGCCAGCTTGAAACGTTCGATCCCAAGCCAGGGACCGAGCACGGCGGGGCGACCAAGGCCATCGCCACGGCCGCGCCGGGGATCTCGATCGCCGAGTCGTGGGGGAAGACCGCGAAGGTCATGAACGACGTCGCCCTGATCCGGTCGATGACCAACAAGGAAGGGAACCACCAGCGGGCCAACTATCAGTTGCACACCGGCTACGTGCCGACGGCCACGCTCAAGCACCCGCACATCGGCTGCGCGGCGGCCTCCGAGATCGGCGACGGCAAGTTCGACCTGCCGCACATCGTCTCGATCGGCGGCGCGACGACCGGCGCGGGGTTCCTCGGCGCGGCGTTCGAGCCGTTCGTGGTGGCTAACGCCCAGCGGACTCCGGACAACACCCAGCCGAAGGTGCCCGACGGCCGGTTCAAGCGGCGGCTCGGCCTGCTCAACCACCTGGAGAAAGCCGGCTTCGAGCAGGCGGGCGGTGCCGACCGCGTCCGCGACCACCGGGCGCTCTACGCCCAGTCGGCCCGCATGGTCCTCTCGCCGCAGATGAAGGCCTTCAATCTGGAGGAAGAAAGCCCCGTGATTCGCGAGAGTTACGGCAAGACCCCGTTCGGCCAGGGCTGCCTGCTGGCCCGCCGGCTCGTCGAGTCGGGCGTCACGTTCGTCGAGGTCCGCATGAACGGCTGGGACACGCACCAGCAGAACAACGAGCGGATCGCGACCCTCGCCGGCCAGGTCGATCCGGGCTTCGCGACGCTGGTAACCGACCTCAAGCAGCGGGGAATGCTCGACAACACCCTGGTCGTCTGGATGGGCGAGTTCGGCCGCACGCCGAAGATCAACGGCAACGCCGGCCGCGACCATTTCCCCCGAGTCTTCAACGTCGCCCTGGCCGGCGGCGGGGTCAAGGGGGGGCAAGTCATCGGCGCGTCGAGCCCCGACGGCTCGGAGGTCAAGGACCGCCCGGTGACCGTCCCCGATCTGATGGCGTCGTTCTGCCAGGCGCTCAAGGTCGACGCAGCCAAGGAGAACATGACGGCCATCGGCCGGCCGATCAAGATCGTCGACGGCGGTAAGCCGGTCGCGGAGCTGTTCGGCTGA
- a CDS encoding DUF1549 domain-containing protein, producing MLANVVVIDRDPSRRRRAASLLGLNALVAVSVLAAFGPRTIADDKPAAAPPKAEATAKPKTAPKPAKPAPPSPPRPKRTVTAPTITSADLDTQIAAFLAKNSPKVTPAPITSDVEFVRRVHFDVSGAPPTPEQVRSFVADSRTDKRARLIDELLGSPDHARNWARYWRDVVRFHATNQNVAQIRYDALEDWLSKQLQGNRPWDEIVADIITATGRNDENGAVAFALANEVKPVELAGEVSRVFMGVQIQCAQCHDHKTDSWKQQQFHEFAAFFAGARPRNVQKAMMGQRPVFAVEPLPRTRYSRPDNNDPKKQIPVSPRFFLSSSQSSQKLPDGMTTKQLRDLAASYVTGQDNPWFARSYVNRVWTVLMGEGFYDAVDDLGPERTAKAAEILEPLADQWQKGGYDVRWLFRTLLNTKTYQRRVRATASPAGKTQLASNCPSRLRSDQILEALELALGLPAEIPATNDGKKAPVPAVLTSNGGPAKGKKAIEAAGLAGAPAAAKGQAKAVRAGGLRGSFNALFGADPSIAGDEVLGTIPQALFLMNGPVVHNRTQAKPGTVLGRILASAPDEKAALDALYLRVLSRRPTAKEVQICADHLAAVGNRNEAFEDIYWSLVNTTEFISRR from the coding sequence ATGCTCGCGAATGTCGTCGTCATCGACCGAGATCCGAGCCGTAGGAGGCGAGCCGCCTCGCTGCTCGGCCTGAACGCCCTCGTCGCTGTTTCCGTCCTGGCCGCGTTCGGCCCCAGGACGATCGCCGACGACAAGCCGGCCGCCGCGCCGCCGAAAGCCGAGGCCACGGCCAAGCCCAAAACCGCTCCGAAACCCGCCAAGCCCGCGCCCCCCTCGCCCCCGAGGCCGAAGCGGACGGTCACGGCTCCGACGATCACGTCGGCCGACCTCGATACGCAGATCGCCGCCTTCCTCGCCAAGAACAGCCCGAAGGTCACCCCCGCGCCGATCACCAGCGACGTCGAGTTCGTCCGTCGAGTCCACTTCGACGTCTCGGGCGCGCCGCCGACCCCCGAGCAGGTCCGGTCGTTCGTCGCCGACAGCCGGACCGACAAGCGGGCCAGGCTGATCGACGAACTGCTCGGAAGCCCCGATCACGCCCGCAACTGGGCCCGCTACTGGCGCGACGTGGTCCGGTTCCACGCGACCAACCAGAACGTCGCGCAGATCCGCTACGACGCGCTCGAAGACTGGTTGAGCAAGCAGCTTCAAGGGAATCGGCCGTGGGACGAGATCGTCGCCGACATCATCACCGCCACCGGCCGCAACGACGAGAACGGCGCGGTCGCCTTCGCCCTGGCGAACGAGGTGAAGCCCGTCGAGCTGGCCGGCGAGGTCTCGCGGGTGTTCATGGGCGTGCAGATCCAGTGCGCCCAGTGCCACGACCACAAGACCGACTCGTGGAAGCAGCAGCAGTTCCACGAGTTCGCCGCGTTCTTCGCCGGCGCCCGGCCCCGGAACGTCCAGAAGGCCATGATGGGCCAGCGCCCGGTCTTCGCGGTCGAGCCCCTCCCCCGGACGCGGTACAGCCGGCCCGACAACAACGACCCCAAGAAGCAGATTCCCGTCTCCCCCCGGTTCTTCCTCTCCTCGTCGCAGTCGTCCCAGAAGCTGCCCGATGGGATGACCACGAAGCAGCTTCGCGACCTCGCCGCGTCGTACGTGACCGGTCAGGACAATCCCTGGTTCGCCCGGTCGTACGTCAACCGCGTCTGGACGGTCCTGATGGGCGAAGGCTTTTACGACGCCGTCGACGACCTCGGGCCGGAACGGACCGCCAAGGCCGCCGAGATCCTCGAACCCCTCGCCGACCAGTGGCAGAAGGGGGGCTACGACGTCCGCTGGCTCTTCCGGACCCTCCTCAACACCAAGACATATCAGCGTCGGGTTCGCGCGACGGCCTCGCCGGCCGGCAAGACCCAGCTCGCTTCCAACTGCCCCAGCCGCCTTCGCTCCGACCAGATCCTCGAAGCGCTCGAACTCGCCCTGGGGCTCCCCGCCGAGATCCCCGCGACCAACGACGGGAAGAAGGCCCCCGTTCCGGCCGTCCTCACGTCGAACGGCGGCCCCGCCAAGGGCAAGAAGGCGATCGAGGCCGCGGGCCTGGCCGGCGCTCCGGCCGCCGCCAAGGGACAGGCCAAGGCCGTCCGCGCCGGCGGTCTTCGCGGCTCGTTCAACGCCCTCTTCGGGGCCGATCCCTCGATCGCCGGCGACGAGGTCCTCGGCACCATCCCCCAGGCCCTCTTCCTGATGAACGGGCCGGTCGTCCACAACCGGACCCAAGCCAAGCCGGGGACCGTGCTGGGCCGGATCTTGGCCTCCGCCCCCGACGAGAAGGCCGCGCTCGACGCCCTCTACCTCCGCGTCCTGTCGCGCCGGCCGACGGCCAAGGAAGTCCAGATCTGCGCCGACCATCTGGCCGCCGTCGGCAACCGGAACGAGGCGTTCGAGGACATCTACTGGAGCCTGGTGAACACGACCGAGTTCATCTCGCGACGCTGA